In the Thauera sedimentorum genome, one interval contains:
- the msrB gene encoding peptide-methionine (R)-S-oxide reductase MsrB yields MNRRQTLHTLLGASLFPLGGYRVASAADADGPTLVKSDEEWAKLLPRPAFEVLFEEATEPPGTSPLNDEKRAGTYICAACFQPLFDSATKYDSGTGWPSFWQPLAGAVGTKLDFKLIWPRTEYHCARCGGHQGHVFDDGPKPTGKRYCNNGLALRFVPRSEPLPELRT; encoded by the coding sequence ATGAACCGACGTCAAACGCTCCACACCCTGCTGGGGGCCTCGCTGTTCCCGCTCGGCGGCTACCGCGTCGCCAGCGCGGCGGATGCGGACGGCCCCACGCTGGTCAAGTCCGACGAGGAATGGGCCAAGCTGCTGCCCCGCCCGGCTTTCGAGGTGCTGTTCGAGGAGGCCACCGAGCCGCCCGGCACCAGCCCGCTGAACGACGAGAAGCGCGCGGGCACCTACATCTGCGCAGCGTGCTTCCAGCCGCTGTTCGACAGCGCCACCAAGTACGACAGCGGCACCGGCTGGCCGAGCTTCTGGCAGCCGCTGGCCGGCGCCGTGGGCACCAAGCTGGACTTCAAGCTGATCTGGCCGCGCACCGAGTACCACTGCGCGCGCTGCGGCGGACACCAGGGCCACGTCTTCGACGACGGCCCCAAGCCCACCGGCAAGCGCTACTGCAACAACGGCCTCGCGCTGCGCTTCGTGCCGCGCAGTGAGCCGCTGCCGGAGCTGCGTACATGA
- a CDS encoding hemerythrin domain-containing protein, whose translation MSTPNDSATGNAPVQDFSHCHAGILKRLDVLNELPALLDPAARAREIAAGALEFFREAIFEHHLDEERELFPAVLASAEKGAERDQVQVLAKRLTDEHRELESSWKRLEAELKRVARGQDSHLDVAELERFVARYRAHAQFEEVEFLPLAQTILGRVSSHMAALGLSLHMRHAPRKPATYI comes from the coding sequence ATGAGCACGCCCAATGACAGCGCCACCGGCAACGCGCCGGTCCAGGACTTCTCCCACTGCCACGCCGGCATCCTCAAGCGCCTGGACGTGTTGAACGAGCTGCCGGCCCTGCTGGACCCGGCCGCCCGTGCGCGCGAGATCGCCGCCGGCGCGCTGGAGTTCTTCCGCGAGGCGATCTTCGAGCACCACCTGGACGAAGAGCGCGAACTCTTCCCCGCGGTGCTCGCCAGCGCGGAGAAGGGCGCCGAGCGCGATCAGGTGCAGGTGCTGGCGAAGCGGCTCACCGACGAGCACCGCGAGCTGGAATCCTCGTGGAAACGGCTGGAAGCCGAGCTCAAGCGCGTCGCGCGTGGGCAGGACAGCCATCTGGACGTGGCCGAACTCGAACGCTTCGTCGCCCGCTACCGGGCGCACGCGCAGTTCGAAGAGGTGGAGTTCCTGCCGCTGGCGCAGACGATCCTGGGGCGCGTGTCCAGCCACATGGCCGCACTCGGGCTGTCGCTGCACATGCGCCATGCGCCGAGGAAGCCGGCCACCTACATCTGA
- a CDS encoding TRAP transporter large permease: MITLIVFFGLLFAGLPILGTILVSALVFMATADLAVLFDSVPIQFYGALEINSLLAIPLFLLVGEIMNKAGLTQRLIAVAEVLVGGLRGGLAYANLFTNAMAASILGSAIAQIGVMSKVMIPAMERTGYDRAFSGAVTVSAGLLGPIIPPSMLMIIYGVVAVQPIAPLFIAGILPGVLLVSALALVIVLFGLLGPGLLGPGLPAGQRGDRAASLRVLVEGLVPAVIPVVVIGGIMAGVMTPTESGAVAAVIALALGLAYREIHVRELGRILLEVGINTATITGLIAAASVLSWVLAFQGVPDLVVEAMQGLTDSPFVFLLLVIVMMLLLGMFLESISVLIVVVPLLMPVVTSLGIDPIHFGVVCTVATVIGLVTPPVGPGLYIAIVQADIRMGPLFRATAPFLLAVMLVLVLIAAVPQISTWLPALMTAR, from the coding sequence ATGATCACCCTGATCGTGTTCTTCGGCCTGCTGTTCGCCGGCCTGCCCATCCTCGGCACCATCCTGGTCAGCGCGCTGGTGTTCATGGCCACCGCCGACCTCGCCGTGCTGTTCGATTCGGTGCCCATCCAGTTCTACGGCGCGCTGGAGATCAACAGCCTGCTGGCCATCCCGCTGTTCCTGCTGGTGGGCGAGATCATGAACAAGGCCGGGCTCACCCAGCGCCTGATCGCGGTGGCCGAGGTGCTGGTCGGCGGCCTCAGGGGCGGGCTGGCCTACGCCAACCTGTTCACCAACGCCATGGCGGCCTCCATCCTCGGTTCGGCGATCGCGCAGATCGGCGTGATGAGCAAGGTGATGATCCCGGCCATGGAGCGCACCGGCTACGACCGCGCGTTCTCCGGCGCGGTCACCGTGTCCGCCGGCCTGCTCGGGCCGATCATCCCGCCGTCGATGCTGATGATCATCTACGGCGTGGTCGCGGTGCAGCCGATCGCTCCGCTGTTCATTGCCGGCATCCTGCCCGGCGTGCTGCTGGTCAGCGCGCTGGCGCTGGTGATCGTGCTGTTCGGCCTGCTCGGCCCCGGCCTGCTCGGCCCCGGCCTGCCGGCCGGCCAGCGTGGCGACCGCGCGGCCTCGCTCCGCGTGCTGGTCGAAGGCCTGGTGCCGGCGGTGATCCCGGTGGTGGTCATCGGCGGCATCATGGCCGGGGTGATGACGCCCACCGAGTCCGGCGCCGTCGCCGCGGTCATCGCGCTGGCACTGGGCCTGGCCTACCGCGAGATCCATGTGCGCGAGCTCGGCCGCATCCTGCTGGAAGTGGGCATCAACACCGCCACCATCACCGGCCTGATCGCCGCCGCCTCGGTGCTGAGCTGGGTGCTGGCCTTCCAAGGCGTGCCCGACCTGGTGGTCGAGGCCATGCAGGGGCTCACCGATTCGCCCTTCGTCTTCCTGCTGCTGGTCATCGTCATGATGCTGCTGCTCGGCATGTTCCTGGAGAGCATCAGCGTGCTGATCGTGGTGGTGCCGCTGCTGATGCCGGTGGTCACCAGCCTGGGCATCGACCCGATCCACTTCGGCGTGGTGTGCACCGTGGCCACGGTGATCGGCCTGGTCACCCCGCCGGTCGGCCCGGGGCTGTACATCGCCATCGTCCAGGCCGACATCCGCATGGGGCCGCTGTTCCGCGCCACCGCGCCCTTCCTGCTGGCGGTCATGCTGGTGCTGGTGCTGATCGCCGCGGTGCCGCAGATCTCCACCTGGCTGCCGGCATTGATGACCGCGCGCTGA
- a CDS encoding DUF1223 domain-containing protein produces the protein MPRKALASLTLIAAATLTAPQALAAAGCSAESPAHTVALVELYTSEGCSSCPPADRWLSTLPGGLGADRLVPLALHVDYWDYIGWQDPYAQAQFTARQRRLGQLSGSRTIYTPEVFVGMRELRGWHNGSTFARQIQAVNAQPARAAIALAMRPLDGREVELEARFALPAGQQGGALQGVLVLYEDKLVSDVRRGENAGVTLGHDRVVRRWLPRVLEAGAAAQVLRETVALPAGWNPANLGAAAFVEDMSGGEVLQALALPGCLAAGG, from the coding sequence ATGCCCAGGAAAGCGCTGGCGAGCCTGACGCTGATCGCGGCCGCGACCTTGACCGCCCCGCAGGCGCTGGCCGCCGCCGGTTGCAGCGCGGAAAGTCCCGCACACACGGTGGCGCTGGTGGAGCTGTACACCTCGGAAGGCTGCAGCAGCTGCCCGCCGGCGGACCGCTGGCTGAGCACCCTGCCCGGCGGGCTGGGCGCCGACCGCCTGGTGCCGCTGGCGCTGCACGTCGATTACTGGGATTACATCGGCTGGCAGGATCCCTACGCGCAGGCGCAGTTCACCGCGCGCCAGCGCCGCCTGGGGCAGTTGTCCGGCTCGCGCACGATCTACACCCCCGAGGTCTTCGTGGGCATGCGCGAGCTGCGCGGCTGGCACAACGGCAGCACGTTCGCGCGCCAGATACAGGCAGTGAATGCGCAGCCGGCGCGCGCCGCCATCGCTCTGGCAATGCGTCCGCTGGACGGCCGCGAGGTGGAGCTCGAAGCACGCTTCGCGCTGCCCGCCGGGCAGCAAGGCGGGGCACTGCAGGGCGTGCTGGTGCTCTATGAGGACAAGCTGGTCTCCGACGTGCGCCGCGGCGAGAACGCCGGCGTCACGCTGGGCCACGACCGCGTGGTGCGCCGCTGGCTGCCGCGCGTGCTGGAAGCCGGCGCCGCGGCGCAGGTGCTGCGCGAGACCGTCGCGCTGCCGGCCGGATGGAATCCGGCGAATCTGGGCGCGGCGGCCTTTGTCGAAGATATGAGCGGCGGCGAAGTGCTGCAGGCGCTCGCCCTGCCCGGCTGCCTGGCGGCCGGCGGCTGA
- a CDS encoding TIR domain-containing protein encodes MTKTQINTPNALDESKHAYRKWSEFNVELLKQLFTTDELSDEYSWWGIAAMSMGRESLGQMIAKHHESITEKLRRLDSIVERLELYPLASSVQVAETSKHSPSDPTTRSKKVFVVHGRDELAKTSLEVFLHEIGLDPIVLHRQADEGLTVIEKFEKHADVGYAFILLTPDEVAYLACEDDKPDAERAKEKRARPNVIFEFGYFVGRLGRSRVCCVYTGDVALPSDVHGLIYKRYEKSVEEVAYGIMKDLKASGYDVS; translated from the coding sequence TTGACGAAGACCCAGATCAATACGCCGAATGCCCTTGACGAATCAAAGCATGCCTACCGAAAGTGGTCTGAATTCAATGTGGAGCTTCTTAAACAACTCTTCACTACCGACGAACTTTCGGATGAGTACTCATGGTGGGGCATCGCGGCAATGTCGATGGGTCGCGAGTCGCTCGGTCAAATGATCGCGAAGCATCACGAGTCGATCACCGAAAAGCTGCGCCGCCTCGATTCGATCGTTGAGCGTCTTGAGCTCTACCCGCTTGCATCATCAGTCCAAGTCGCAGAGACGTCCAAGCACAGCCCGAGTGACCCTACAACACGTAGCAAAAAGGTGTTCGTGGTTCACGGTCGCGATGAGCTGGCGAAGACCAGCTTGGAGGTGTTCCTACACGAGATTGGGCTTGATCCGATCGTTCTTCATCGGCAGGCGGATGAAGGACTAACAGTCATTGAGAAATTCGAGAAACATGCCGATGTTGGCTACGCCTTCATTCTGCTCACCCCTGACGAAGTTGCCTATCTAGCCTGCGAAGATGATAAGCCTGACGCGGAGCGAGCAAAGGAGAAGCGAGCGAGACCGAATGTGATATTCGAGTTCGGCTATTTTGTTGGTCGCCTTGGGAGGTCACGGGTGTGCTGCGTCTACACAGGAGACGTCGCATTACCAAGTGATGTCCATGGGCTGATCTACAAGCGGTACGAAAAATCAGTCGAAGAGGTCGCCTATGGGATTATGAAAGACCTCAAAGCCTCTGGATACGATGTTTCCTAA
- the msrA gene encoding peptide-methionine (S)-S-oxide reductase MsrA has product MNTPHPAIRLALAGALALALTACTAADGPAPTGDGTKTIPANAATAIFASGCFWCTEADFEKLPGVFEAESGYIGGKTANPSYQEVTTGATGHAEAARVYYDPARISYEQLLEHYWRNVDPTVKDRQFCDIGNQYRSGIHYLDEEQRRAAEASRDALAQSGKFERIHTEIVAADTFYPAEEYHQDYYKKNPIRYNYYRSGCGRDARLEQLWGKKE; this is encoded by the coding sequence ATGAACACCCCGCATCCGGCGATCCGGCTGGCGCTCGCAGGCGCGCTCGCCCTGGCGCTGACCGCCTGCACCGCGGCAGATGGACCGGCGCCAACCGGCGACGGGACCAAGACCATTCCCGCAAACGCGGCGACAGCGATCTTTGCCAGCGGCTGCTTCTGGTGCACCGAGGCGGATTTCGAGAAGCTGCCGGGCGTCTTCGAGGCCGAATCCGGCTACATCGGCGGCAAGACCGCCAACCCGAGCTACCAGGAGGTGACCACCGGCGCCACCGGCCACGCCGAGGCGGCGCGGGTGTATTACGACCCCGCACGCATCAGCTACGAGCAACTGCTGGAACACTACTGGCGCAACGTGGACCCGACGGTGAAGGACCGCCAGTTCTGCGACATCGGCAACCAGTACCGAAGCGGCATCCACTATCTGGACGAGGAACAGCGCCGCGCCGCCGAGGCCAGCCGCGATGCGCTGGCGCAGAGCGGAAAGTTCGAGCGCATCCACACCGAAATCGTTGCCGCGGATACCTTCTACCCGGCCGAGGAATATCACCAGGACTACTACAAGAAGAATCCGATTCGCTACAACTACTACCGCAGCGGCTGCGGGCGCGATGCGCGGCTGGAGCAGTTGTGGGGGAAGAAGGAGTAG